A stretch of Podospora bellae-mahoneyi strain CBS 112042 chromosome 5, whole genome shotgun sequence DNA encodes these proteins:
- a CDS encoding Type I Iterative PKS (SMCOG1021:malonyl CoA-acyl carrier protein transacylase; antiSMASH:Cluster_4; COG:I; EggNog:ENOG503NWJ7) — translation MAPFNDPTPIAIVGLSYRAPGVGRKGLYDYLSQAKSAWSTMPPTRFDQQAFHTPGLDKPGCFKVNGAHFLPDDIYQFDAAFFNMRAEEAKNSDPQHRMMLECALEAAENAGQSLLDIAGKNIGVFVACGSQEYAHRVAEDLAKTTAWTATGIAACMFANRLSYFFDVHGPSVAIEAACASSCYATHQACQALRNGECEAAFVGASAICFSPNLWITLEKMGALSAEGKSFSYDHKAAGFGRGEGGACLLIKRLDDAVRDGDPIHAVIRGSACNHCGRSEGITMPSRISQERLLVKVHEAAGLSPGETPVVEGHGTGTPAGDPIEAGAFAAILAKDRTEANPLYIGSIKSNFGHLEGASGILGMVKAILMVKHGIILPTAGFEEMNKRIEGKEKMRVIGDKPMAWPENELRRALVTNFGFGGSNSAVLLEQPPVSPALTGHLALRAYTNGHAANGVNGHANGTNGVNGHHHVNGNGINGHSTNGTNGVNGHHHAPNRLFVLSAKTDKSLNAYLSSFVEFLGDENPTPDWSTVRVDDADFTKNLSYTLGQRRTHHPYRVAVVANSVDDLKEKLSSKKPARAKQDRVVAFCFTGQGAQYAQMASGLRHYKVFADALDQAEDLLTSMGATWSLTEELSKDASVSRVDDAEISQPACTAVQLALVELLRSWGVTPKAVTGHSSGEMAAAYTAGLISFTAAVATAYYRGQAASQLASKGGVGAMLALGVGFEEASKLIRDHAGDAYATVGAINSPNSVTVSGDMAAIEAIHKAADEQGLFVRRLKVSLAYHSRHMEEVADWYRAAIQPYYEDEFVVVENDDSKPAFVSSVTGRVETVIDSSYWVNNLVRPVRFSDAITKLFSQQHDVKTGRTPNVIVEIGPHAALKNPIKRTVEDLSLKSFSYLPSLVRKVDGSQALLDLASGLFTSGIPTDLGAINQTDKTNAQVLTDLPAYAWDKSTSYEIMPRHTHELMFPGEPFHPLLGRKAASSGNANGQERTYRSLFSLDDIPWIRDHNVSGVVIFPMTGYLGCAIEALRRAVAPGTPVEAFVLRDIHVVRSLQVEEEQNVDLLTKVKPTSTGTASYSPTSWSFEVQILHSDTNSWATHCYGKIEAETVPLPTESPATKESLLLLHRAEATPLEEHDPGVVYAADGLQGTLYGPSFRNTTRYRKGEKFTVIDQKLRDLGPEVDLLSKYGSPYTVDPPTLDGFLQGGGSFSEIDWKRLALMPNHVNRLRVSNHIALGKESERIETVTRLLEHDAKGGRMLMSVAAFVVDDESGKREPIVEWETVTFRALQSGDDEDELPENGLPVNWRFELLARLDLLPKEEQLRRFAPQRISEEEMEGGRDLHAAACWFVDQALVETAGDDESAIPSHLVKFKKWARRIVDAEGPEIEDPVGLVRRVKAISAQGELLCAIGEQLVPILRNEVQPLEVMLKDGLLTRHYEADVSNAYFSQLVGELVYDLSNLEPNMRILEIGAGTAGTTLPILQELSKDREEGAFLSYTFTDISSGFFENARDGKLKRWSDLNRISYEKLDISRDPVEQGFKLGEYDLIVAANVLHATANMITTMKNVRSLLKPRGKVILLEANRHAPITLPFALLPGWWYAEDDYRDRESGPLLALESWNRLLVDTGFTGVDVLYQDHPGKPEQMLSAFMSSRIGKVGDDDDKIQITVAGPLMDDDELDYAQLVADAITEEFGLVTTIKPFLEVDAEGEDAHVVVIDSPRHSLLKEVDEDTFNAIKSLAIHNKGMLWVVPEQDQAAPVPEVHSIKGILRTVRLESEPKHILMMEGIPCTAERADGIDAILKVVRVLADPEVNALEDRDYLFRDGLIHQRRMRPLKELKEQFGIEQGVAIRSVQNIWSGDSGLEMTMESAGSPESIYFRRTDVLQAPLANDEVVVKTEAAGLSYRDLNLVFGSIPWAPPGFDGVGTVVKTGDQVAHLREGDRVFFLSLEGSGLATYKKLPSWHAARVPAGLSSIEAATLPLAYTMAVAALVHTARLRKNESVLIHSAAGAVGQAAIVIAQHIGARIFVTAGTEAKRAFLHETYDIPKEQIFPSRTPQFRDSILCATAGKGVDVIINSLTGELLQETWSLMAAFGRFVEINKKDAFQNTNLSMKAFERNATFSTVDLRALHQHRPDDLRDVIGEVVSLLQKGVVVPIHPVTEVPVSQFADGLRKLKTGDTAGKIVVTFGKEEKVLAESALRPSPPARLDPNSTYLVTGGTRGIGLGLADWMVEHAGAKNVVVLGRSGPEGAEVQKVLKKYAESENVRFRAYACDVGSRESLEDVVAAMREEGLPPVKGVVHSALVLNDKLMLNATYDDWKYITGPRVQGAWNLHELLPKLDFFIALSSFLGDGGNPGQSIYAGTASFYDAFSQFRVEQGHHTVSISLPVVLGVGYVADHGIAEKLQITLGGTIRMQDIVTLVASAISQGRDSPFISPEGKAVAYKLHVHGKPLHDIPWKYSHPILLKDRLHTDLTGGDAENQNAASAASTASWTTASDPQVGLTEALITKVSAMTMIARDEVEPDAPLSSHGLDSLVSVELRNWIRRETAVELALTTITQAASLRALATHILATRALVAK, via the exons ATGGCACCGTTCAACGACCCAacccccatcgccatcgtaGGCCTGTCCTACCGCGCCCCAGGCGTGGGCCGCAAGGGGTTGTACGACTACCTCTCCCAAGCCAAATCCGCCTGGAGCACCATGCCCCCCACCCGCTTCGACCAGCAGGCCTTCCACACCCCCGGCCTCGACAAGCCCGGCTGCTTCAAGGTTAACGGCGCCCACTTCCTCCCGGACGACATCTACCAGTTCGACGCCGCCTTCTTTAACATGAGGGCCGAAGAGGCAAAGAACTCGGACCCGCAGCACAGGATGATGCTCGAGTGCGCGCTCGAGGCGGCCGAGAACGCGGGCCAGTCCCTGCTGGACATTGCGGGAAAAAACATTGGCGTTTTTGTCGCTTGCGGCTCGCAAGAGTACGCCCACCGCGTGGCGGAGGATCTGGCCAAGACGACTGCTTGGACCGCGACGGGGATTGCGGCGTGCATGTTTGCCAATAGGCTGAGTTACTTTTTCGATGTGCACGGCCCGAGCGTGGCTATTGAGGCGGCGTGCGCGAGTAGTTGCTATGCTACGCATCAGGCTTGCCAGGCGTTGAGGAATGGGGAGTGTGAGGCTGCTTTTGTGGGGGCTTCGGCTATTTGTTTTAGTCCCAACTTGTGGATTacgttggagaagatgggggcGCTGTCGGCCGAGGGGAAGAGCTTTTCTTATGATCACAAGGCTGCTGGGTTTGGgcggggtgaggggggtgctTGTCTGTTGATTAAGAGGCTTGATGATGCGGTGAGGGATGGGGATCCTATTCATGCTGTTATTAGGGGGTCTGCTTGCAATCACTGTGGGAGGTCGGAGGGGATTACTATGCCGAGTCGGATATCGCAGGAGCGGTTGTTGGTCAAGGTGCATGAGGCTGCTGGGCTTAGCCCGGGGGAGAcgcctgttgttgagggcCATGGGACTGGTACGCCTGCCGG TGACCCCATCGAGGCTGGCGCATTCgccgccatcttggccaaGGACAGGACAGAAGCAAACCCCCTGTACATTGGATCGATCAAGTCCAACTTTGG TCATCTAGAAGGGGCAAGCGGTATTCTGGGCATGGTCAAGGCTATCCTTATGGTCAAACACGGCATCATCCTTCCCACCGCTGGCTTCGAGGAGATGAACAAGCGCATcgaagggaaggaaaagaTGCGTGTCATTGGAGACAAACCAATGGCCTGGCCCGAAAATGAGCTTAGAAGAGCATTGGTGACCAACTTTG GGTTTGGTGGTAGTAACTCTGCAGTCTTGCTTGAGCAACCTCCCGTGTCGCCTGCGCTGACTGGCCACCTGGCTTTGAGGGCTTATACCAATGGCCATGCTGCCAATGGCGTCAATGGGCATGCCAATGGTACCAACGGTGTCAATGGCCATCACCATGTCAATGGCAACGGCATCAATGGCCACAGCACGAACGGGACCAACGGTGTcaacggccaccaccacgctCCAAACCGGCTGTTTGTTCTGTCAGCCAAGACAGACAAGAGTCTCAATGCCTACCTGTCTTCGTTTGTCGAGTTCCTCGGGGACGAGAACCCCACGCCCGACTGGTCTACTGTCCGCGTCGACGACGCCGACTTTACCAAGAATCTCAGCTACACTCTCGGCCAGCGCCGCACACATCATCCATACCGtgtcgccgtcgtcgccAACTCGGTCGATGACCTGAAAGAGAAGCTCTCCTCGAAAAAGCCCGCCAGAGCCAAGCAAGACCGCGTCGTCGCCTTTTGCTTCACCGGCCAAGGCGCTCAATATGCCCAGATGGCTTCGGGATTGCGTCATTACAAGGTCTTCGCCGACGCCCTTGACCAAGCCGAGGACCTTCTCACCTCCATGGGGGCGACGTGGTCCTTGACCGAGGAGCTCAGCAAGGATGCTTCCGTCTCCCGCGTTGACGATGCCGAGATCAGCCAGCCGGCGTGCACTGCTGTCCAGCTCGCTCTTGTCGAGCTGCTCAGGAGCTGGGGAGTCACACCCAAAGCTGTCACCGGGCACTCTAGCGGCGAAATGGCGGCCGCGTACACGGCCGGGCTCATCTCCTTCAcggctgctgttgctacCGCCTACTATCGCGGCCAGGCTGCGTCGCAGCTGGCGTCcaagggaggtgttggtgccATGCTGGCTCTGGGAGTTGGCTTTGAGGAAGCCTCCAAGCTCATTCGAGATCACGCGGGTGACGCCTATGCGACTGTTGGTGCTATCAACAGTCCCAATAGCGTGACCGTGTCGGGTGATATGGCTGCCATTGAGGCCATCCACAAGGCCGCGGACGAGCAAGGCTTGTTTGTTCGCCGGCTCAAGGTCAGCCTGGCGTACCACTCTCGTCatatggaggaggtggccgaTTGGTACCGCGCGGCGATCCAGCCCTACTACGAGGATGAGTTTGTCGTTGTCGAGAACGACGACAGTAAGCCGGCCTTTGTTTCCTCGGTCACTGGCCGGGTCGAAACTGTGATTGACTCGTCGTACTGGGTCAACAACCTTGTCCGACCTGTTCGGTTTTCtgatgccatcaccaagctgTTCTCCCAACAGCATGATGTCAAGACCGGCCGGACACCTAATGTCATTGTCGAGATTGGCCCGCACGCGGCCTTGAAGAACCCCATCAAGCGCACGGTCGAGGATCTCTCCCTCAAGTCCTTCTCTTACCTCCCTTCTTTGGTAAGGAAGGTAGACGGAAGCCAGGCGCTGCTGGACCTTGCAAGCGGCTTGTTCACCTCTGGCATCCCTACCGACCTCGGTGCCATCAACCAAACCGACAAGACCAACGCCCAGGTACTCACCGACCTCCCAGCCTACGCGTGGGACAAGTCAACCAGTTACGAGATCATGCCCCGCCACACCCACGAGCTCATGTTCCCAGGCGagcccttccaccccctcctagGCCGCAAAGCCGCCTCCAGCGGCAACGCAAACGGCCAGGAGCGCACATACCGCTCCCTCTTCAGCCTAGACGACATCCCCTGGATCCGCGACCACAACGTCTCTGGTgtcgtcatcttccccaTGACAGGCTACCTCGGCTGCGCGATCGAGGCCCTTCGGCGCGCCGTCGCCCCCGGCACCCCCGTAGAGGCGTTTGTGCTGAGGGACATCCACGTCGTCCGCAGCTTACAAGTCGAGGAAGAACAAAACGTCGATCTCCTCACCAAGGTCAAGCCCACTTCTACGGGTACAGCCAGTTACTCTCCCACCTCGTGGTCGTTCGAGGTGCAGATCCTGCACAGCGATACCAACTCCTGGGCTACGCACTGCTACGGCAAGATAGAAGCCGAGACCGTCCCGCTTCCTACCGAGAGCCCGGCTACAAAAGAGTCTCTTTTGTTGCTGCACCGCGCTGAGGCGACCCCGCTGGAGGAGCACGACCCCGGCGTTGTCTACGCGGCGGATGGTCTCCAGGGCACCCTCTACGGCCCGTCCTTCCGGAACACCACCCGCTACCGCAAGGGGGAGAAGTTCACAGTCATTGATCAAAAGCTTCGCGACTTGGGACCAGAGGTTGATCTGCTGAGCAAGTACGGCTCCCCTTACACTGTCGACCCGCCAACGCTCGATGGGTTTCTGCAGGGCGGTGGGTCGTTCAGCGAGATTGACTGGAAGAGGCTGGCGCTGATGCCCAACCATGTGAACCGCTTGAGGGTGTCGAACCATATCGCCCTTGGCAAAGAGTCGGAGCGGATCGAGACTGTGACGAGGCTGCTCGAGCACGACGccaagggagggaggatgctGATGAGCGTGGCTGCGTTTGTGGTCGATGACGAGAGCGGCAAGCGGGAGCCGATTGTCGAGTGGGAGACCGTCACGTTCCGCGCGCTGCAGTCgggtgatgacgaggatgagctACCGGAAAACGGCCTGCCCGTCAACTGGCGGTTCGAGCTGCTTGCTCGGCTCGACTTGCTGcccaaggaggagcagctcaGGCGGTTTGCTCCCCAGAGGatcagcgaggaggagatggagggcgGGCGGGACTTGCACGCGGCTGCGTGTTGGTTCGTGGACCAGGCGCTCGTCGAGACGGCCGGGGATGACGAGTCGGCTATCCCGAGTCATTTGGTCAAGTTCAAGAAGTGGGCCAGGAGGATTGTGGATGCCGAAGGGCCAGAGATTGAGGATCCGGTcgggctggtgaggagggtcAAGGCTATCAGCGCACAGGGGGAGTTGCTCTGCGCTATTGGGGAGCAGCTAGTGCCGATTCTGAGGAACGAGGTGCAGCCGCTGGAGGTGATGCTCAAGGATGGGTTGCTGACTCGGCACTACGAGGCTGATGTTTCAAACGCCTACTTCAGTCAGCTGGTTGGGGAGCTGGTATACGACCTCAGCAACCTGGAGCCCAACATGAGGATCTTGGAGATTGGTGCCGGCACGGCGGGCACGACGCTGCCCATTCTCCAGGAGTTGTCCAAGGACCGGGAGGAGGGCGCGTTCTTGAGTTATACCTTCACCGATATCTCGAGCGGCTTCTTTGAGAACGCCCGCGACGGCAAGCTGAAGAGGTGGTCGGATTTGAACCGCATCTCGTATGAAAAGTTGGACATCAGTCGGGATCCGGTCGAGCAGGGGTTCAAATTGGGCGAGTACGATTTGATCGTTGCGGCAAACGTGCTGCATGCGACGGCCAACATGATCACCACCATGAAGAATGTGAGGAGCTTGCTGAAGCCGAGAGGCAAAGTCATCCTGCTCGAAGCCAACAGGCACGCGCCCATCACACTGCCGTTTGCGCTGCTGCCGGGTTGGTGGTATGCCGAGGATGACTACCGTGACCGGGAGTCGGGACCGCTGCTTGCGCTGGAGAGCTGGAACAGGCTTCTCGTCGACACTGGTTTCACCGGAGTTGATGTCCTGTATCAAGATCACCCTGGCAAGCCGGAGCAGATGTTGAGTGCTTTCATGTCGAGCAGGATCGGCAAGGTcggtgacgacgacgacaagatTCAGATCACGGTTGCTGGTCCCCTCAtggatgacgacgagctcGACTATGCCCAGCTTGTTGCCGACGCCATCACGGAAGAATTTGGTCTGGTCACAACAATCAAGCCTTTCCTCGAGGTTGacgccgagggtgaggatgcccatgtcgtcgtcattgACTCTCCCCGCCACAGTCTTCTCAAGGAGGTAGACGAGGACACCTTCAACGCCATCAAGAGTCTTGCGATTCACAACAAGGGCATGCTTTGGGTTGTTCCCGAGCAAGACCAGGCGGCGCCGGTTCCCGAGGTTCACTCCATCAAGGGTATCCTGAGGACTGTCCGGTTGGAGAGTGAGCCCAAGCACATCCTCATGATGGAGGGGATCCCTTGCACGGCCGAGAGAGCTGATGGCATTGATGCCATCCTCAAGGTTGTCAGGGTGCTTGCGGATCCCGAGGTCAACGCGCTAGAGGATCGGGATTATCTCTTCCGCGATGGACTCATCCACCAGCGGCGCATGCGCCCGctgaaggagctcaaggagcaGTTCGGTATCGAGCAAGGTGTTGCCATCAGATCGGTACAAAACATCTGGTCTGGCGACAGCGGCTTGGAGATGACAATGGAGTCGGCTGGGAGCCCTGAGTCGATCTACTTCAGGCGCACCGATGTTCTTCAGGCACCGTTGGCCAACGACGAGGTCGTCGTCAAGACCGAGGCAGCAGGGCTGAGCTACCGCGACCTCAATCTCGTGTTTGGGTCTATTCCCTGGGCTCCTCCTGGTTTCGATGGGGTTGGCACTGTTGTCAAGACTGGCGATCAGGTGGCGCACCTGAGAGAGGGAGACAGAGTGTTCTTCTTGTCACTCGAGGGCAGCGGGTTGGCCACGTACAAGAAACTTCCCTCGTGGCATGCTGCTCGGGTGCCTGCTGGCCTCAGCAGCATCGAGGCTGCCACCCTGCCGCTTGCTTACACCATGGCCGTGGCCGCTCTTGTCCACACAGCCCGTCTCAGAAAGAACGAGTCGGTCCTCATCCACTCCGCCGCCGGTGCTGTCGGCCAGGCCGCCATTGTCATTGCTCAGCACATCGGTGCCCGCATCTTCGTCACGGCTGGCACCGAGGCCAAGAGGGCCTTCCTGCACGAAACCTACGACATCCCCAAGGAACAAATCTTTCCCAGCCGCACCCCACAGTTCAGGGACAGCATCCTCTGCGCCACGGCCGGCAAGGGAGTGgacgtcatcatcaactctcTCACCGGCGAACTCTTGCAAGAAACATGGTCTCTCATGGCCGCCTTTGGCCGCTTCGTCGAAATCAACAAGAAGGACGCCTTTCAgaacaccaacctctccatgAAAGCCTTTGAACGGAACGCCACCTTCAGCACCGTCGACCTCCGCGCTTTGCACCAACACCGCCCGGATGACCTGAGAGATGTCATTGGCGAGGTCGTCAGCTTGCTGCAAAAGGGAGTCGTGGTTCCTATCCACCCCGTGACCGAGGTTCCCGTCTCTCAGTTTGCCGACGGTCTTCGCAAGCTCAAGACTGGTGATACCGCGGGAAAGATTGTCGTAACTTttggcaaggaggagaaggtgctTGCCGAGAGCGCGCTTAGGCCGTCACCTCCTGCCAGGTTGGATCCCAACTCGACTTACCTTGTGACTGGTGGCACGAGAGGTATAGGTCTTGGGCTGGCGGACTGGATGGTGGAACACGCTGGGGCCAAGAATGTGGTTGTGCTTGGGCGCAGTGGCCCGGAGGGAGCTGAGGTGCAAAAGGTGCTGAAGAAGTATGCCGAGTCGGAGAATGTGAGGTTCAGGGCGTACGCTTGTGATGTTGGATCGAGGGAGTCGCTGGAGGATGTTgtggcggcgatgagggaggagggcttgCCCCCGGTAAAGGGTGTTGTGCACAGCGCTCTGGTGCTGAATGACAAGCTGATGCTGAATGCCACGTATGACGACTGGAAGTACATCACTGGCCCGAGAGTCCAAGGAGCTTGGAACCTGCACGAGTTGCTACCCAAGCTGGACTTCTTTATTGCGCTTTCGAGTTtcttgggtgatggtgggaatCCGGGTCAGAGCATTTACGCTGGCACGGCCTCGTTCTACGACGCCTTCTCTCAGTTCCGCGTCGAGCAAGGTCACCACACTGtgtccatctccctccccgtcgtCTTGGGCGTGGGTTATGTTGCGGACCACGGCATAGCTGAGAAACTCCAAATCACCCTCGGTGGCACGATCCGCATGCAGGATATCGTCACTCTTGTCGCGAGCGCCATCAGCCAGGGCCGCGACTCTCCCTTCATCAGCCCCGAGGGCAAGGCCGTCGCGTACAAGCTTCACGTCCACGGCAAGCCGCTGCATGACATCCCTTGGAAGTATTCGCACCCAATTCTTCTCAAAGACCGCCTGCACACAGACCTGACGGGCGGCGATGCCGAGAACCAGAATGCTGCCAGTGCGGCATCTACTGCCTCTTGGACCACGGCTTCTGACCCGCAGGTTGGCTTGACCGAGGCGCTGATTACCAAGGTGTCGGCCATGACCATGATTGCGAGGGACGAGGTTGAACCTGACGCGCCGCTGAGCTCGCACGGGCTGGACTCTCTGGTGTCGGTTGAGCTGAGGAACTGGATCAGGAGGGAGACGGCGGTTGAGCTAGCTTTGACAACGATTACGCAGGCTGCGAGTCTGAGGGCGTTGGCGACGCATATTTTGGCGACGAGGGCTCTGGTTGCAAAGTAA
- a CDS encoding hypothetical protein (antiSMASH:Cluster_4) yields the protein MMKGGQDFGIDLCLASASASLFLSRFDAGVHPGPHGGSVGGRRCAVFAPAAHISVNIQTITPDFTLFLAHLPFLLTNLASRSNSLANSSLNSFSSSAV from the exons ATGATGAAGGGTGGCCAAGACTTTGGCATTGATTTATGCCTCGCCA GTGCCTCTGcctccctctttctctctcgaTTCGACGCAGGAGTACATCCGGGACCCCATGGCGGTTCCGTCGGTGGCCGTCGCTGCGCGGTAtttgctcctgctgctcatATCTCTGTGAATATTCAAACCATTACTCCGGATTTCACCCTCTTTCTTGCACACctacccttcctcctcaccaacctcgcctcccgttccaactccctcgccaactcctccctaAACTCCTTTAGCTCCTCCGCTGTGtaa
- a CDS encoding hypothetical protein (antiSMASH:Cluster_4) codes for MHAPTLAQALAGGLLAAASVAGFTGVDTRAITLRYAGALVAGAAIPVANAVPAPQYARVLRARGVGKATAPRSATKRSQTKATRVKARGGKGKNDDGDDDDNGNGNGNGNGNGNGNGNGNGNGNGNGNGNGNGNGNGNGKGKGNDADAGDDFDDDDNGRGKGKGNMGGGGGGGGGNGNGNGQGGGANGGADANAGADADAGTGANAGADANAGADGNAGAGANANAGADANAGAGANANVNAGAGADANAGVDANAGADVNAGAGANANAGAGVNAGADANAGAGADGGMNNGNVGAGAGADANAGAGADANAGAGAVITPPNNGTLAANGTLASNDTASATDAAAASALKRGVAVVDLTAHME; via the exons ATGCACGCCCCCACCCTCGCTCAAGCCCTCGCCGGCGgtctcctcgccgccgcaTCTGTCGCCGGCTTCACTGGCGTTGACACAAGGGCCATCACACTTCGTTATGCA GGAGCCCTAGTAGCAGGAGCAGCCATCCCGGTTGCAAACGCTGTCCCTGCCCCTCAATATGCCCGGGTCCTTCGTGCCAGGGGTGTTGGCAAGGCTACTGCTCCTCGCAGCGCAACGAAGAGAAGCCAGACCAAAGCTACCCGTGTCAAGGCCCGTGGAGGAAAGGGCAAGAACGAcgacggtgatgatgacgacaatggtaacggcaacggcaacggcaacggcaacggcaacggcaacggcaacggcaacggcaacggcaacggcaatggTAACGGCAATGGAAATGGCAATGGCAATGGTAATGGCAAAGGGAAGGGCAATGATGCGGATGCGGGTGATGAtttcgatgatgatgataatggacgtggaaaggggaagggcaacatgggtggtggtggtggtggtggtggtggtaatggcAATGGTAATGGCCAGGGAGGAGGCGCCAacggtggtgctgatgccaatgctggtgctgatgctgacGCCGGAACTGGAGCCAATGCAGGAGCTGATGCGAATGCCGGGGCTGATGGGAACGCTGGTGCTGGAGCAAATGCCAACGCCGGAGCGGACGCTAATGCCGGTGCCGGAGCCAATGCCAATGTCAATGCTGGGGCTGGGGCCGATGCCAATGCTGGAGTTGATGCCAACGCTGGGGCAGATGTTAatgccggagccggagcaaATGCTAATGCCGGGGCCGGTGTCAATGCCGGCGCTGACGCTAATGCCGGAGCTGGGGCTGATGGCGGCATGAACAACGGGAATGTTGGTGCCGGGGCCGGGGCAGATGCCAatgccggagccggagcagATGCTAATGCCGGCGCCGGAGCTGTCATTACCCCTCCCAACAACGGCACCCTTGCTGCCAATGGCACCCTTGCCAGCAACGACACGGCCAGCGCCACTGACGCCGCGGCGGCATCAGCCCTCAAACGCGGCGTTGCGGTCGTGGATCTGACTGCCCACATGGAGTAA
- a CDS encoding hypothetical protein (antiSMASH:Cluster_4; CAZy:GH30; COG:G; EggNog:ENOG503P00J) yields the protein MYLTAFLSSLLLLGGASTSELEYRQASTITVDLSRTFQTMDGFGASEAFQRAVTMKRLAEDQQRKFLDLMFSTTKGAGLTILRNGIGSSVDMRDDWMVSIQPRNPGGPSATPNYVWDGSDNGQVWVSQEAVKTYGLKTIYANAWSAPGYMKTNNNDANGGSLCGVSGASCSSGDWKQAFANYLVQYLKFYQQEGVEITHLGFLNEPDYTTSYASMRSSGTQAQDFIRVLRPTLDRNNMTHIIINCCDTMGWSVMNSMLNQMRSVEGSMGVATGHAYTSGPSSPLSTRHKTWMTEAADNNGAWTSSWYSNGGAGEGLTWANNIYGAIVNGNVSAYLYWVGAQDRPSNTNSKMIRVVNRQVEPSKRLWAFANWSRFVRPGAVRVSTSGAPSNIRTSAFRNVDGTVAVQIINNNSGSARTISVNIATAGAGSSFVAAADGVAAWVTDGSRDCDQIAATLDASGRTMSASVPPRSMVSFVLRPAGSKAIP from the exons ATGTATCTAACCGCCTTCCTTTCCAGtctgctcctccttggcggcgCGTCTACCTCGGAGCTGGAGTACAGACAGGCGTCAACAATCACAGTCGATCTCTCGCGCACGTTCCAGACAATGGACGGCTTCGGAGCCTCGGAGGCTTTCCAACGAGCCGTGACCATGAAACGGTTGGCGGAGGACCAACAGCGGAAGTTCCTCGATCTCATGTTTTCAACCACCAAGGGCGCGGGGTTGACTATTCTGCGCAACGGTATTGGTTCCAGTGTAGACATGAGAGACGACTGGATGGTGTCGATCCAGCCCCGGAATCCTGGTGGCCCTTCCGCTACGCCGAACTATGTGTGGGATGGGAGCGATAACGGTCAGGTCTGGGTATCTCAGGAGGCGGTCAAGACCTACGGGCTCAAGACAATCTATGCCAATGCCTGGAGTGCACCGGGGTACATgaagaccaacaacaacgatgCCAACGGTGGGAGCCTTTGTGGTGTGTCAGGGGCAAGCTGTAGCAGCGGTGACTGGAAGCAGGCTTTTGCCAATTACCTGGTCCAGTATCTCAAGTTCTATCAGCAGGAAGGTGTCGAAATTACCCATTTGGGCTTCTTGAACGAGCCTGACTACAC TACGAGCTATGCATCCATGAGAAGCTCAGGCACTCAGGCACAAGACTTCATCAGGGTACTCAGGCCGACGCTCGACCGGAATAACATGacccacatcatcatcaactgtTGCGATACGATGGGGTGGTCCGTCATGAACAGTATGCTCAACCAGATGAGATCTGTCGAGGGTTCCATGGGTGTTGCGACTGGACACGCGTACACGTCCgggccttcttcacctttgTCGACCCGTCACAAG ACATGGATGACGGAAGCGGCAGATAACAATGGAGCCTGGACCAGTTCTTGGTACTCCAACGGCGGTGCCGGCGAGGGATTGACGTGGGCTAACAACATTTACGGTGCTATAGTCAACGGTAATGTGTCAGCCTATCTGTACTGGGTCGGTGCGCAGGACAGACCCAGCAATACCAACAGCAAGATGATCCGGGTGGTCAACAGACAGGTTGAGCCGTCCAAGAGACTGTGGGCATTTGCCAACTGGAGCCGATTTGTAAGGCCGGGCGCCGTCCGTGTTTCAACATCGGGTGCGCCCTCAAATATCAGGACTTCTGCCTTTAGGAATGTCGATGGTACGGTTGCTGTTCAGATCATCAACAATAACAGCGGGAGCGCGAGGACCATCAGTGTAAACATCGCGActgcgggggcggggagtTCGTTTGTGGCAGCTGCAGATGGAGTGGCCGCCTGGGTGACGGATGGTAGCCGCGATTGCGATCAAATTGCCGCGACCTTGGACGCGTCGGGGAGGACAATGTCGGCCAGCGTGCCACCGCGGAGCATGGTGAGCTTTGTGCTTCGTCCTGCTGGGAGCAAAGCAATACCCTAA